One genomic region from Gossypium hirsutum isolate 1008001.06 chromosome D13, Gossypium_hirsutum_v2.1, whole genome shotgun sequence encodes:
- the LOC107918832 gene encoding 7-deoxyloganetin glucosyltransferase: protein MAPISLPNKPHAVCIPYPAQGHVNPMLKVAKLLHFKGFHITFVNTEYNHKRLLKSRGPHALDGLPDFRFGTIPDGLPPPDIDATQDIPALSDSTSKHCLAPFRRLLVKLNATSGVPPVTCIVADGCMSFTLKAAKELGIPGVLFWTPSACGFLAYCHYRRLIDEGFTPLKDESYMTNGYLDTVIDWIPGMKNIRIRDLPSFVRTTNPDDIMLNFLATEGDRAAKASAIIVNTFDELEHDVVKALSSIFPKFYTIGPLHLLLNHIPPSSPLSSMGSNLWKEEPQCLQWLDLKEPKSVVYVNFGSITVMTANQMVEFAWGLANSKKPFLWIIRPDLVRGDSAILPLEFIEETKDRCFMVSWCPQEEVLNHSAVAGFLTHSGWNSTVESISSGVAMVSWPFFAEQQTNCWFACNEWGIGMEIDNNVKREKVEKLVRELMEGRKGEEMRENVMEWKRKAERAACLDGPSLLNLDRLINEVLLKGHE from the exons atgGCACCCATTTCGTTACCCAACAAGCCCCATGCAGTATGCATCCCCTACCCGGCACAAGGTCACGTAAATCCGATGCTCAAAGTGGCCAAACTCCTCCATTTCAAAGGCTTCCACATCACTTTCGTCAACACCGAGTACAACCACAAACGCTTGCTCAAATCCAGGGGCCCCCACGCCCTCGACGGCTTGCCTGACTTCCGGTTTGGGACAATCCCCGACGGCCTTCCTCCGCCGGACATCGACGCCACGCAAGACATCCCCGCGCTTTCTGACTCCACTAGCAAGCATTGTTTGGCTCCCTTTCGCCGACTCCTTGTTAAGCTAAATGCTACTTCCGGTGTCCCGCCGGTCACTTGTATCGTCGCCGATGGGTGCATGTCGTTCACTCTCAAGGCGGCTAAAGAGTTAGGGATTCCCGGTGTGTTGTTTTGGACACCCAGTGCTTGTGGTTTCTTGGCTTATTGTCATTACCGACGGCTTATTGATGAGGGTTTTACACCATTGAAAG ATGAATCCTATATGACAAACGGGTATTTGGATACCGTCATCGACTGGATTCCGGGCATGAAAAACATCCGCATAAGAGACCTTCCAAGCTTTGTTCGAACAACGAATCCAGACGATATAATGTTGAATTTCCTTGCGACGGAGGGCGACAGAGCTGCCAAAGCTTCCGCCATAATCGTAAACACCTTCGATGAATTGGAACATGATGTCGTCAAAGCTCTCTCCTCCATCTTCCCTAAATTTTACACCATTGGACCCCTTCACTTGCTCCTCAACCATATCCCACCGTCGTCACCTTTAAGCTCCATGGGGTCCAACCTGTGGAAAGAAGAGCCTCAATGTCTTCAATGGCTGGATTTAAAAGAACCCAAATCGGTCGTTTACGTTAATTTCGGGAGCATCACGGTGATGACGGCGAATCAAATGGTTGAATTCGCTTGGGGTTTGGCTAATAGTAAAAAACCCTTTTTGTGGATCATTAGGCCCGATTTGGTACGGGGGGATTCGGCCATTTTGCCGCTGGAGTTCATCGAGGAAACTAAAGACCGGTGTTTCATGGTGAGCTGGTGCCCGCAAGAGGAAGTACTGAACCATAGCGCCGTGGCCGGGTTCTTGACGCACAGCGGGTGGAATTCGACTGTGGAAAGCATTTCGAGTGGGGTGGCGATGGTTTCTTGGCCGTTCTTCGCGGAGCAACAAACGAATTGTTGGTTCGCTTGTAATGAATGGGGTATCGGCATGGAAATCGACAACAATGTGAAGAGGGAGAAAGTGGAGAAGCTGGTGAGGGAGTTGATGGAAGGAAGGAAAGGGGAGGAGATGAGGGAAAACGTCATGGAATGGAAGAGAAAAGCTGAAAGAGCCGCGTGTTTGGATGGACCGTCCTTGTTGAATTTGGATAGGTTGATTAATGAAGTCTTGCTCAAAGGACATGAATGA